From Haliotis asinina isolate JCU_RB_2024 chromosome 8, JCU_Hal_asi_v2, whole genome shotgun sequence, a single genomic window includes:
- the LOC137295470 gene encoding tectonin beta-propeller repeat-containing protein 2-like, with protein MSDDCIRKMEEVPGKEKGALEGTSGEAMKGNEDGLESRAVAEATDSNKSEKDKPDLADDVKEVISSFTEDEDKKEMIQGDSHGHDVATTRPHVPSSEVLEQFEGGVSAPAGTSSGRSEVSETEENVDDGGALTGVSSGKNDVSGTEKEVDVGALTGVSSGKNDVSGTEKEVDVGASPGMSSGKSAVSETEDKAEDGSSLPGTSSGKSAVSETEDKAEDGSSLPGTSSGKSAVSETEDKAEDGSSLPGTSSGKSAVSETEDKAEDGSSLPGTSSGKSAVSETEDKAEDGSSLPGTSSGKSAVSGTEEKMDEMPIPREFEPLWGILSQIPKKAQRGLLMQCDLILTCVSVDESYIALGTNIGLIFLYDRKKHSMERLKTDTPSDVVTCIQLHHGIDYQLAVGMASGAVCMFMLPSMMTGLNKQLQKFHVKDMHRSYLTCVEWSTNGMKLFSGDKSGTVVTTEVDFYQGQCKSTILLIETHTEIIQLNYNHKVLLVSTKQRSLICRLDDRDRLIQVGQQDRKLLGGFGACFIPGLCKVSDAQLYASRPGCRLWKADISGIVKNTLLFKDLVGSSNSDIPLFKMEKSMGSQEPQFGKLFIYRSNQLLTWTPLGMFILDPESNVIIAGTDRLGYIADISVCNDEIFVLRRNVECSLIRIAEKAEVPLVKNILSSIPSQTSAHSPTASALAVSRDSHVTSANTSGGKAEKESQHVSPGKFIKKNILGKFKFLDLKSDRRSSRESDLQQEVSVKQMIDDDDKCKDGHNCSGKETILTSPDLPPVVKINSPELTALQVYAGVTGSPMSPEASHDLCQISTFDAQSGELILNDPVSEGRTTSGEPHTSGDLRQGEDHLSLISERIKVSKKVDTGDIVFAPKTKKHKKKKHKTEKSAVKEEDEISLNSDTSQTLVDEATDATDAVRETTPSPVDTLEIANEILKRTAEMLKNNSTEENVEEQGFQEGMDSLSSIASEKTMSLSKTPEAVTPSSEGSEFNPANVPYAYNVDEKSLPDVNNTDYKIHRLGKMARELSSGYGTDPAPSVSDVSGRDQSLSSGVLSPVSPSSDPLRSKSNLYMTSDTSTEDFYKKYMSQSSIDSNITSPSGVKQSSPEPEPEPESDQASPEDVPPPGYVPTASIADDKVAAGTLLKLANSWSEIITPTNVYSLVVSETHIWFTDKSENIYYSSLNGVKGVVWRKASGQAKQIAVSSSGSIVWRLQKTTVYAGTKLSSRRPEGLKWVEAVKDVSYISVDDNCAWYIKNNGDVMMQKGLSADRPCFKSLKVDGNERLKLIVCRGHVVWGITENHKVIYRSGITEVCQEGTDWKNWSAAEDILFSHVTLGDEGTGWGVDVVGRIWFCCNITMATPCGDGHWWQVPMSEYFVQDATALDALKSLAHKFDPHKLSYLLSTSRGGLITAGPQGVWVCLEYKNILNVCRGSFQGYRWEDAHPLGMVASATWKTVSANVADLDWGLVWAQQPNQELYVFPADTRKATLISPSPMFKSMHAGPIAVWGLDNDGNVWVRAGMGPYCPQGATWAELDLSQLGDSQLIHVSCNSQYVWTVDCNGLVYQRIGAKAPTDQQLSPAWLPIDSFSEITFTQVVTGPLEWMVWAIDNRRLGYVRQGITDRMPIGREWVHVPGTQITELTVTKTGVWALNPHGEVLYRYGISRDNPCGNYWKKVPGVFTHLSASPTDDLWAISREGHLLQCRTKYFQRRQISTDPLVHRTLSGGSEGEGEGEWELV; from the exons ATGTCTGATGATTGTATACGTAAAATGGAGGAAGTTCCAGGGAAAGAGAAAGGTGCTCTGGAGGGAACCAGTGGAGAAGCCATGAAAGGAAATGAAGATGGCCTTGAATCAAGAGCTGTTGcagaagcaactgattcaaacaAGTCAGAGAAAGATAAACCTGACCTTGCTGATGATGTGAAAGAAGTAATTTCATCCTTCACTGAggatgaagacaagaaagaaatGATTCAAGGTGATTCTCATGGGCATGATGTTGCTACAACCAGACCTCATGTTCCATCATCAGAAGTATTGGAACAGTTTGAAGGTGGTGTCAGTGCTCCAGCAGGAACAAGTTCAGGAAGGAGTGAAGTTTCTGAGACAGAGGAAAACGTTGATGATGGTGGTGCTCTTACAGGAGTGAGTTCAGGAAAGAATGATGTTTCTGGAACTGAGAAAGAGGTTGATGTTGGTGCTCTTACAGGAGTGAGTTCAGGAAAGAATGACGTTTCTGGAACTGAGAAAGAGGTTGATGTTGGTGCTTCTCCAGGAATGAGCTCAGGAAAGAGTGCAGTTTCTGAGACTGAGGATAAAGCTGAAGATGGTAGTTCTCTTCCAGGAACGAGCTCAGGAAAGAGTGCAGTTTCTGAGACTGAGGATAAAGCTGAAGATGGTAGTTCTCTTCCAGGAACGAGCTCAGGAAAGAGTGCAGTTTCTGAGACTGAGGATAAAGCTGAAGATGGTAGTTCTCTTCCAGGAACGAGCTCAGGAAAGAGTGCAGTTTCTGAGACTGAGGATAAAGCTGAAGATGGTAGTTCTCTTCCAGGAACGAGCTCAGGAAAGAGTGCAGTTTCTGAGACTGAGGATAAAGCTGAAGATGGTAGTTCTCTTCCAGGAACGAGCTCAGGAAAGAGTGCAGTTTCTGGAACTGAAGAGAAAATGGATGAAATGCCTATTCCAAGGGAGTTTGAACCTCTGTGGGGAATTCTCTCTCAGATACCAAAGAAGGCTCAGCGAGGTCTCCTCATGCAGTGTGACCTCATTTTGACGTGTGTGTCAGTGGATGAATCATACATTGCGCTGGGGACAAACATTGGCCTGATATTTCTCTATGATAGAAAGAAGCACTCTATGGAAAGACTGAAGACTGAT ACGCCCAGTGATGTTGTCACCTGCATCCAGTTGCATCATGGGATAGACTACCAGCTGGCCGTTGGCATGGCATCAGGTGCTGTGTGTATGTTCATGCTGCCATCCATGATGACAGGCCTCAACAAGCAG CTTCAGAAGTTCCATGTGAAAGACATGCACCGTTCCTACCTGACCTGTGTGGAGTGGAGCACTAATGGCATGAAGTTGTTCTCTGGGGACAAGAGTGGTACAGTTGTCACCACTGAAGTGGACTTCTATCAG GGTCAGTGTAAGTCCACAATCCTGCTGATCGAGACACACACGGAAATCATCCAGCTCAACTACAACCACAAGGTCCTTCTCGTGTCTACCAAACAGCGGTCACTTATCTGTCGCCTTGACGACAGGGATCGCCTCATTCAAGTCGGACAACAGGACAGAAAACT ccTGGGGGGATTTGGTGCGTGTTTCATTCCTGGTCTGTGTAAAGTCAGTGATGCACAGTTGTATGCTTCAAGGCCAGGATGTCGGTTGTGGAAAGCAGACATAAGTGGAATTGTCAAAAACACACTCTTGTTTAAGGATCTTGTTGGCAGTTCAAATTCAGACATTCCACTTTTTAAGATGGAGAAGAGCATGGGTTCACAGGAGCCCCAGTTCGGCAAACTCTTTATCTATCGATCTAATCAGCTCTTGACATGGACTCCTCTTGGAATGTTCATCCTCGACCCTGAATCAAACGTGATTATTGCCGGGACTGATCGGCTGGGCTACATTGCTGACATCTCTGTGTGTAATGATGAGATTTTTGTGCTTAGGCGAAATGTGGAATGCAGTCTCATCAGGATCGCAGAGAAAGCTGAAGTTCCGTTGGTTAAAAATA TATTGTCATCCATTCCGTCTCAAACGTCTGCTCATTCCCCTACTGCATCTGCTTTGGCTGTTTcacgtgacagtcatgtgacttcTGCCAACACATCTGGTGGAAAAGCTGAGAAAGAAAGCCAACATGTCTCCCCTGGAAAATTtataaagaaaaacattttgggAAAATTTAAGTTCTTGGATCTAAAATCTGACCGTCGTTCATCCAGGGAATCTGATCTTCAGCAAGAAGTGTCTGTGAAACAgatgattgatgatgatgataagtgCAAAGATGGACATAACTGTAGTGGCAAAGAAACAATACTTACCTCCCCTGATCTCCCACCTGTTGTGAAAATTAATTCCCCTGAATTAACAGCATTGCAGGTTTATGCAGGAGTCACAGGGTCACCAATGTCACCTGAAGCAAGCCATGACCTTTGTCAGATTTCTACATTCGATGCACAATCAGGAGAGCTGATTCTGAATGATCCAGTATCTGAAGGAAGAACCACTAGTGGTGAGCCACATACCTCTGGTGATTTAAGGCAAGGAGAGGATCATTTGTCCCTCATCTCGGAGAGAATCAAGGTCAGCAAGAAGGTAGACACTGGAGACATTGTGTTTGCACCTAAAACAAAGAAGCATAAAAAGAAGAAGCACAAAACAG AAAAGTCAGCAGTCAAGGAGGAAGATGAGATAAGCCTGAACTCTGACACAAGTCAAACCCTTGTTGATGAAGCGACAGACGCAACTGATGcagtaagggagacaactcccaGCCCTGTGGACACTCTAGAAATAGCAAATGAAATTTTGAAGAGGACAGCAGAGATGTTGAAGAATAATTCAACTGAGGAAAATGTGGAGGAACAGGGATTTCAGGAAGGTATGGACTCTTTATCCTCCATTGCCTCAGAGAAGACGATGTCACTTAGCAAGACCCCAGAAGCTGTAACACCATCAAGTGAAGGTTCTGAGTTCAACCCTGCCAATGTGCCCTATGCTTACAATGTGGATGAGAAAAGTCTGCCTGATGTCAACAACACTGACTACAAGATTCACCGTCTGGGGAAAATGGCCCGTGAGCTGTCATCTGGTTATGGTACAGATCCTGCTCCAAGTGTGTCCGATGTCAGTGGAAGAGATCAGTCTCTCAGCTCAGGTGTTTTGTCACCTGTGTCGCCGTCCTCTGATCCCCTGAGAAGCAAAAGCAATCTGTATATGACCTCTGACACCTCAACAGAAGACTTCTACAAGAAATACATGTCTCAATCATCCATTGACTCCAACATTACAAGCCCCAGTGGTGTGAAACAGTCCTCCCCAGAACCAGAACCGGAACCGGAATCAGATCAGGCCTCTCCTGAAGATGTTCCACCTCCTGGATATGTACCTACAGCTTCAATAGCTGATGATAAGGTGGCAGCTGGAACTCTTCTCAAACTGGCCAACAGCTGGTCAGAAATCATCACACCCACCAATGTGTACAGCCTGGTGGTGTCTGAGACGCATATCTGGTTCACTGACAAGAGTGAGAACATCTACTATAGCTCGTTGAATGGGGTCAAGGGTGTTGTGTGGCGGAAGGCAAGCGGTCAGGCCAAGCAGATCGCTGTGTCCAGCAGTGGCTCCATTGTGTGGCGACTGCAGAAGACCACAGTGTATGCCGGGACCAAACTGAGTTCTCGTCGTCCCGAGGGGCTCAAATGGGTGGAAGCTGTGAAGGACGTCAGCTACATCAGTGTGGACGACAACTGCGCTTG GTATATCAAGAACaatggtgatgtgatgatgcAGAAAGGTTTGTCTGCAGACCGGCCATGTTTCAAGTCCTTGAAAGTTGATGGCAATGAACGTCTGAAGTTGATAGTGTGTCGTGGTCATGTGGTGTGGGGTATTACCGAGAACCACAAGGTCATCTACAGGTCAGGGATCACTGAAGTTTGTCAGGAGGGAACAGACTGGAAGAATTGGAG TGCTGCAGAGGACATACTGTTTTCACATGTCACCCTTGGAGATGAAGGAACTGGATGGGGTGTGGATGTTGTCGGCCGCATCTGGTTCTGTTGTAatattaccatggcaacaccTTGTGGAGATGGGCACTGGTGGCAG GTGCCCATGAGCGAGTATTTTGTCCAGGATGCCACAGCACTTGATGCCCTAAAATCTCTGGCCCACAAGTTTGACCCCCACAAATTATCTTACCTACTGAGCACCAGTCGAGGAGGGCTGATTACTGCTGGGCCCCAGGGAGTCTGGGTGTGCCTCGAGTACAAGAACATCCTCAATGTCTGCAGGGGCAGCTTCCAAG GCTACAGATGGGAAGACGCACACCCACTCGGCATGGTTGCCAGTGCCACCTGGAAAACTGTGTCTGCGAATGTGGCGGATCTAGATTGGG GCCTGGTGTGGGCTCAGCAGCCAAACCAGGAGCTGTATGTGTTCCCAGCCGACACCAGGAAAGCAACACTCATCTCACCATCACCAATGTTCAAGTCCATGCATGCTGGACCCATTGCTGTGTGGGGGTTGGACAACGATGGCAATGTATGGGTGAGGGCTGGGATGGGCCCCTACTGTCCCCAGGGGGCAACGTGGGCAGAACTGGACCTGTCACAGCTAG GTGATTCCCAGCTGATCCACGTCAGCTGTAACAGTCAGTATGTTTGGACTGTGGACTGCAATGGTTTGGTGTACCAGCGTATTGGTGCCAAGGCTCCGACAGACCAGCAGTTGAGTCCTGCCTGGCTCCCCATTGACTCCTTCTCTGAGATCACCTTCACCCAGGTTGTCACGGGGCCGCTGGAgtggatg GTGTGGGCGATCGACAACCGTCGTCTTGGTTATGTGAGACAAGGAATTACAGATCGGATGCCAATCGGCCGAGAATGGGTGCATGTTCCAG GTACCCAGATTACTGAG